The sequence below is a genomic window from Gossypium hirsutum isolate 1008001.06 chromosome A11, Gossypium_hirsutum_v2.1, whole genome shotgun sequence.
GATGGGTATGGAGTGTTACAGAACTTATAGATGATAGATACTTCTGTTTGGATGATGAATATTTCTATTTTATTGGTATGGCTATGATAATTTGCTAACTTTTGTTCATAGATGAGGATATTTAAGGAgagtttttatttgaatatttaaggAGAGTTTCAACATTCCTTCATTGATAAGTTTGTTGCAAGGTTTTTGGTCAAAAATGTCAAGGGAGAAATTATTGGTGCTACAAGTTGTAATAGTTAGTTGCAATTTATTTAGCAATTGTGCTTGTtaagatttgtttattttttttagtttttttgaaTTGTCTTGTGTGactatttttgtatatatttttaagggATTTCATGCAccaaaatttttggttaatttgagGAAGAAATCCAATTAAGAAAATATAACTTGAAGTGATTTACTGCGATTGTTTTTCCTTAATTGAGATTGTTTTTCCTTAATTGAGATATGCAATTAAGAAGTTTAATTAAAGAATATTTCTACTTTATCTTATTCCAAGGTAAAATTTCAATGATTAATTCCAGTTGCACTAGCTTGGTTCATAAGTCTACAACTGCTTATATAATGGAGACTTGTTTTTACGTGTtatgagtgcaaaaaaaaaagaacacaataTGCTCATTGCTACGAACATTAGTAAGTGAGCTTATTTTGTAATCAAATTGTTGTAATAGTTTGAGCTAAGCTTTCACATGAAAGAATCATAGTGAGAGTGTTCAATTATCATAATTGCATTAAAGTGAGATTATAATGAACATTAGTGAGGTTGAGTTTAAATCATCTATTCTATTAAAGAAATTATAGTGAATTACTCTCTTAGTAAGACTTGACAAACGTAAGATTAGATCTGAACTACATAGCCAATTGGTTGTGTTCTTCATTTTACTTTAGCTTTTGTCCATGTACAAATTCTCAATTTGGTACCTCAAAAGTTGTCACTTTGGCACATATACTTTAGCTCCATTTATCTCGTTACTCCATCTAATAATtccgttaaaaaaattaaaaatgataaaaaaattctaaataaatcatgaaattctaaaagattttaaaaatatataaaattcgaAAAAATACAATTGATATATTTCAAATTATTGTTttcttgaaaatataaaaaaaaagaaaattaaattatttaaaaatgcaTGACTGATCCACATTCATCCCAtcaaaacaaattgaaaaatataaaaattgagaaaattataaaaaatatataattattaaaagaataatatttaaaatatatctaGATAAATGATGATCTAAACGCAGATTAATCATTCTAgacatattttttaataattttatatttttttataatttcaaaaaaaataataatataaaaacctAGTACTTTATTGTTAGAATATTTTAGaaaatcttcattttttttagattttagtgATACTTTTAGAATTTTCTTGGGAATTGTTTTTTGTTatgcattttttttctattttttactaCAATTGagattttaacttaaattaatcAGAATGAAGGGAAACACTCAATTAATAGgtcgaatttaatttttttaatattattattaaattttttacaatttttgtcatgtcttattatttaattggttcagaaaaatataatttaaaatgaaataaatgaccAATAATATTCTTGAAAACCAAACTACACTACAAGGATGAAAATAAGTgtcaaatcattttttttttcaatttgaagtTATAGCTTTAATTACAACTCCTCACGTAACAACTTAGTGTTACTCTACACTACAtattgcatgaattttgaaatgaatattgatggGGACCAATGCAGAAAAGTTAGTATAAATTGGATAAACTCTTATCTTTCTCCACATCAGCCAACCAAATTCACCACGACAAACTACATGAAACccaaaagaaggaaaataataataaaaaaagagaggCTGTTTTAACATCTGTCATGCTCTTGCTACTAATTTCATCAATAAAGTTGAACTTAAAATGCAAATAATCCATGGAAGGAGTACCTTGCAGGTGAAGAAAAACGGGAATTTTAATGGTGGGATAGGAACCTTTTTTCAGTTAGTTATCAGCACTTTTGCAtgctaattaaaaaaattgcagataaaataaatttattgaactCGATTCTATTCCAGGTCATTGACATTCTGAATTGACTACAGTGCCAATGTTTTAATATTTGATATCAATAAAGTGTCATTATTCTTGTCTCCCTTGTTGCATTTAAATCATTTTTGTAACATATACTTTATAGTTATTAGTGTTAGCCACAGCCGAAAGGTTTTTCTAAttatataatatgttttaatttttttggaatttggtaatttatttggtttaaatttagaATAAGTcgataagtaattttttttttatgaatgtcgaatttttttataattcaactGCATcattattctatatatattccTAGTGTACGGACAATCCaggaaatttgattaatttagcTATATGATTGATACTTTTCAACATGTTTATGGAACACAGGGCCGTCGGGATCATACAAAATCATGATTTTCTTTTCCTTATCCAAACAAATATCTTAAAGAAGTTccttctttttaattattatgtttaactttttatttatgcATTAAACAATTAATGCTATATCCAACTCTCTCTCCCCCACGCCTTATAAATAAGAGATGATGAAATCTCGAACTCCACCACAGCTAAGCCTTAGCACACGCATACGTATAGCTTCCAAAAACCCTAAGCCTGCTCACTTATTTGCCcgtttcatctttcttttgctAGCTACTTATTAGGTGCCTGCATTAAATTGTTAGCTGCATTAAAGAACGCTATCATCAGCTTGTGGTAATGGACAAGGTAAGAGACCTGGCATCGAAGAAGGCTGCTGTGATATTCACAAAGAGCTCATGCTACATGTGTTACAGCATCAAGACACTTTTTTATGAGCTTGGTGCTAGCCCAGCTATCCATGAGCTCGACCATGATCCTAGCGGGAGAGATATGGAGTGGGCTCTAAGAGGGTTAGGGTGTGACCCCTCAGTCCCAGCCGTGTTCATTGGTGGAAGATTTGTAGGCTCAGCCAAAGATGTCATATCCCTTCATGTAGATGGATCACTGAAACAAATGCTCATGGATGCAAAGGCCATATGGTTCTAGCACTGGATACAACTTAACAATTGCCTAATCAATTGGCAATTAAACTTAGTAACTACCgtgaaaaataaatccaaatacaAAGAGACAAAAGAAAATGTCTGTATTAGGggctttgcttttttttttcttgagttCCTTCAATACACTGTATATGATAAAACATGAACAGCCTAacacaataatttttaaaaaattaataatgtttgaaaatttactgGTGCATGCTTATTCCATTCCCATGGATGTGATATTAAAAC
It includes:
- the LOC107923672 gene encoding glutaredoxin-C11 — encoded protein: MDKVRDLASKKAAVIFTKSSCYMCYSIKTLFYELGASPAIHELDHDPSGRDMEWALRGLGCDPSVPAVFIGGRFVGSAKDVISLHVDGSLKQMLMDAKAIWF